In Gallus gallus isolate bGalGal1 chromosome 8, bGalGal1.mat.broiler.GRCg7b, whole genome shotgun sequence, one DNA window encodes the following:
- the HFM1 gene encoding probable ATP-dependent DNA helicase HFM1 isoform X8, translated as MFSSADEVFSLENLFYERPDTKKRDLENNKSNIWWIAPAPAIDEIPPAEELQRELEKNTASSCMENGDDESVHSPFRKSLFKMPGCMYKNTEFKDSSMDMKEVDTHFNTSENVTEVKKDTWRENHQPPVTKDSDFTLHRVNDGDMASKIGIKIKSLSGPSKILEMTGTTGRNLEILRAVTEIPTQFRCIFKEFPYFNYAQSKALDDLLYTDRNFVICAPTGSGKTVMFELAITRLLMEVPMPWLNIKVVYMAPIKALCSQRFDDWKEKFGPIGLSCKELTGDTVVDDLFEIHHAHIIITTPEKWDSMTRRWKDNSIVQLVRLFLIDEARKLMILYAFFLLDDERVHVIKDESRGATLEVVVSRMKTVQSSLWRLSENHDVPPLRFVAVSATIPNAEDIAEWLSDGKMPAVCLKVDEDQRPVKLRKIVLGFPCSDSQTEFKFDLTLNYKIASVIQAYSDQKPVLVFCATRKGVQQAASVLSKDAKFLLSVEQKQRLQKSANSLKDSKLRDLLMYGLAYHHAGMEVSDRKIIEGAFTAGDLPVLFTTSTLAMGVNLPAHLVVIKSTMHYVGGVFEEYSETDILQMIGRAGRPQFDTTATAVIMTRLSTREKYIQMLNGADIIESSLHRHLVEHLNAEIALHTVTDVTVALEWIRSTFLYIRALKNPTHYGFSSGLDKIGIEAKLQELCLKNLNDLSSFNLIRMDKENNFKPTETGRLMAWYYIAFDTVKQFFRIKGTETLKELVTMISNCTEFLDVKLRTNEKKILNALNKDKDKVTIRFPMEGRIKTREMKVNCLIQAHLGCIPVQDFTLTQDTGKIFRNGVRVTRWLSDFLASSKDNFSALLNSLILAKCFRCKLWENSLHVSKQLEKIGVSLSNAMVNAGLTSFKKIEDTNARELELILNRHPPFGNQIKESVLHLPKYELNIEQLPKYSDTMAEILVTTILTNFEQLQTRRTASDFHYVTLVVGDADNQVIFIQKIMDSVLLKTGNWMKKIEVKRALKSDDISINLISSDYVGLDIQQTYTAFYLTPRTVGSKVVINKLKAESSLDTSRGTAQNLPAAKVDSGSRSKEENICKKYSNRECNHRCKNKDVCGHDCCKTGVLSKSETSGDSKFSLYLADLRSRNSTSSVPPVKRLKMQMLNQAQNVDLKQFVFEPKSLMPASSRSGNKESFSSPSVVQVDSFNNLGKSQKQFQSWNYGKSDALDMSAELRDDVWDDLDDEVLVVASNLFSRELDEYETLHKYSTSEATSDISEDSCLLQGDTRIQNPVLSVFNSSSKVELSVQSGHINTFTSQENEHSNLSQELEKIQCSSISKIIPDSSKFTRKENFFIFTKEQEEEKEPRYLPDDETSDVKPLLGLLDDIF; from the exons Atgttcagctctgcagatgaggttttttcattggaaaacttattttatgaaagaccagatacaaagaaaag AGATCTAGAAAATAACAAGTCAAACATTTGGTGGATTGCACCTGCTCCAGCAATTGATGAAATTCCACCTGCAGAGGAGCTACAGagggaactggaaaaaaacacagccagcAGTTGCATGG AAAATGGTGATGATGAGAGTGTTCATTCACCGTTTCGAAAAAG CTTATTTAAAATGCCCGGTtgtatgtataaaaatacagaatttaaaGATAGTTCAATGGATATGAAAGAAGTTGATACTCACTTTAATACAAGTGAAAACGtgacagaagtgaaaaaagatACATGGAGAGAAAATCATCAGCCTCCAGTAACTAAAGACTCAGATTTTACCCTACATAGGGTAAATGATGGGGACATGGCATCTAAAAttggaattaaaataaaatcattgtCCGGTCCTTCAAAGATTCTGGAGATGACAG GAACTACAGGAAGAAACTTAGAAATTTTGAGGGCTGTTACAGAAATAC CGACCCAatttagatgtatttttaaGGAGTTTCCATACTTTAACTATGCACAATCTAAAGCTTTGGATGAT CTTCTTTATACAGATAGAAATTTTGTGATTTGTGCTCCAACTGGCTCTGGAAAAACTGTAATGTTCGAACTAGCTATTACCAGATTACTTATGGAAGTCCCAATGCCTTGGCTAAATATTAAAGTTGTTTATA tgGCTCCAATAAAAGCTCTATGCAGTCAACGTTTTGAtgattggaaagaaaaatttggACCCATAGGACTCAGCTGCAAGGAACTGACAGGAGATACAGTGGTGGatgatttatttgaaatacatcATGCTCATATTATTATCACTACACCT GAAAAATGGGATAGCATGACTAGAAGGTGGAAAGACAACTCTATAGTTCAGCTTGTGCGACTGTTTCTCATAGATGAGGCaagaaaattaatgattttatatgctttttttcttcttgacgATGAAAGG GTGCATGTTATAAAGGATGAAAGCCGTGGCGCAACATTGGAAGTTGTAGTCAGTCGAATGAAGACCGTTCAGTCTTCTCTTTGGCGTCTTTCAGAGAATCATGATGTTCCTCCTTTGAGATTTGTAGCTGTTTCAGCAACAATTCCAAACGCTGAAGAT attGCAGAATGGCTTTCAGATGGGAAGATGCCTGCTGTTTGTCTGAAAGTAGATGAGGATCAACGACCAGTGAAGCTACGCAAAATTGTTCTTGGTTTTCCTTGCAGTGACAGTCAGACAGAATTCAAATTTGACTTAACTCTGAACTACAAAATAGCTAGTGTTATACAAGCATACTCTGATCAAAAACCAGTACTGGTG TTCTGTGCCACAAGAAAAGGAGTGCAGCaagctgcttctgttctttcaaaAGATGCCAAATTTCTACTGAGTGTAGAGCAGAAACAAag GTTACAGAAGTCTGCAAATTCATTGAAAGATTCCAAGCTTAGAG ATCTTTTAATGTATGGTCTGGCGTATCATCATGCGGGTATGGAGgtttctgacagaaaaataattgaaggaGCTTTTACTGCAGGAGATTTACCCGTACTTT TTACTACTAGCACCTTAGCTATGGGAGTCAATCTGCCTGCACATCTGGTGGTTATAAAATCCACAATGCACTATGTTGGAGGAGTGTTTGAAGAGTACAGTGAAACTGATATTCTGCAAATGATTGGGAGAGCAGGAAGGCCTCAG tttgaCACAACAGCTACAGCAGTAATTATGACTCGTTTGAGTACAAGGGAGAAGTATATACAGATGTTAAATGGTGCAGATATAATAGAGAGCAG CTTGCACAGACATCTTGTGGagcatttaaatgcagaaatagcGTTACATACTGTCACAGATGTCACTGTAGCTTTGGAATGGATACGATCAACGTTCTTGTACATTAGAGCTTTAAAAAATCCAACTCattatg GTTTTTCATCTGGATTGGATAAAATTGGAATTGAAGCGAAATTACAAG AACTCTGTTTGAAGAACTTGAATGATTTATCGTCTTTCAATTTGATCAGGAtggataaagaaaataatttcaagccAACAG AGACTGGAAGATTAATGGCATGGTATTATATTGCATTTGATACAGTAAAGCAGTTTTTCAGAATTAAGGGAACCGAAACTTTAAAGGAATTg GTTACAATGATCTCCAACTGCACAGAATTTCTAGATGTCAAGTTAAgaacaaatgagaagaaaatactgaatgccTTGAATAAAGACAAGGACAAAGTAACTATcag GTTTCCAATGGAGGGGAGGattaaaacaagagaaatgaaagtaaaCTG tcttATTCAGGCTCACCTAGGATGCATTCCTGTTCAAGACTTTACTTTGACACAAGATACTGgcaaaatatttagaaatggtGTAAGAGTTACTAGAT ggTTATCTGACTTTCTGGCATCAAGTAAAGACAACTTTTCTGCATTATTAAACTCTTTGATTTTAGCTAAGTGTTTCAGGTGCAAACTTTGGGAAAATTCACTTCACGTGTCTAAACAATTGGAAAAAATTG GTGTGTCATTGTCAAATGCTATGGTAAATGCTGGGCtgacatcatttaaaaaaatagaagacacAAATGCAAGGGAGCTTGAATTG ATTTTAAACAGACATCCTCCTTTTGGAAACCAGATAAAAGAATCTGTTTTGCATCTTCCAAAATATGAACTTAACATTGAACAG CTTCCAAAATACAGTGATACAATGGCTGAAATTTTAGTAACCACCATATTAACAAACTTTGAGCAGCTACAGACAAGGAGAACAGCGTCAGACTTTCACTATGTTACGTTGGTTGTAGGAGATGCTGACAATCAAGtcatttttattcagaaaataat ggattctgtgctgctgaaaacTGGAAATTGGATGAAGAAAATTGAGGTGAAAAGAGCTCTTAAATCAGATGACATTAGTATAAATTTAATTAGTTCTGATTATG TTGGCCTTGATATACAGCAAACATATACAGCCTTTTACTTAACACCAAGAACAGTGGGAAGTAAAGTAGTTATAAATAAACTGAAAGCTGAGTCTTCTCTTGATACATCTCGTGGCACAGCACAAAATCTGCCAGCAGCAAAAGTGGATTCAG GAAGCAGgtctaaagaagaaaatatctgtaagAAATACAGTAACAGAGAATGTAACCATCgctgtaaaaataaagatgtgtgTGGACATGACTGCT GTAAAACTGGAGTACTTTCTAAGTCTGAGACGAGTGGAGATTCAAAGTTTAGTTTGTACCTGGCTGATTTAAGGAGCAGGAACTCTACTTCATCTGTGCCCCCAGTAAAGCGGTTAAAG ATGCAGATGTTAAATCAGGCTCAAAATGTGGATCTCAAACAATTTGTTTTTGAACCCAAATCTTTGATGCCAGCATCATCAAG gtCTGGCAATAAAGAGTCATTTTCATCACCTTCAGTGGTCCAGGTAGATAGTTTTAATAACTTAGGAAAATCTCAGAAACAATTCCAGTCCTGGAACTATGGAAAGAGTG atgctttgGATATGAGTGCTGAACTGAGAGATGACGTTTGGGATGATCTTGATGATGAAGTATTAGTAGTTGCTAGCAACCTTTTCAGTAGAGAATTAG ATGAGTATGAAACCCTTCACAAGTATTCAACAAGTGAAGCCACAAGTGACATTTCAGAAGA TTCTTGCCTATTACAAGGTGATACCAGGATTCAGAACCCAGTTCTCTCTGTGTTTAATAGCTCATCAAAAGTGGAATTATCTGTACAGAGTGGACATATAAATACA TTCACTTCTCAAGAAAACGAGCATTCAAATCTTTCacaagagctggaaaaaatacaatgttcttcaatttcaaaaataatcCCAGACTCTTCTAAATTCACTaggaaagagaatttttttattttcacgaaggaacaggaagaagaaaaggaaccTAG ATATCTTCCTGATGATGAGACCAGTGATGTCAAGCCTTTGCTTGGACTACTTGatgacatattttaa
- the HFM1 gene encoding probable ATP-dependent DNA helicase HFM1 isoform X4, protein MSAGRDLENNKSNIWWIAPAPAIDEIPPAEELQRELEKNTASSCMGGIKHQKFIQQCKSITEEVNDKSPAPTHFGIASEKEMLRLCVGERTKKHGSLKMASTFLSPDKAKYKIGTEIFQQPDSNFSQTKILINFPENGDDESVHSPFRKSLFKMPGCMYKNTEFKDSSMDMKEVDTHFNTSENVTEVKKDTWRENHQPPVTKDSDFTLHRVNDGDMASKIGIKIKSLSGPSKILEMTGTTGRNLEILRAVTEIPTQFRCIFKEFPYFNYAQSKALDDLLYTDRNFVICAPTGSGKTVMFELAITRLLMEVPMPWLNIKVVYMAPIKALCSQRFDDWKEKFGPIGLSCKELTGDTVVDDLFEIHHAHIIITTPEKWDSMTRRWKDNSIVQLVRLFLIDEARKLMILYAFFLLDDERVHVIKDESRGATLEVVVSRMKTVQSSLWRLSENHDVPPLRFVAVSATIPNAEDIAEWLSDGKMPAVCLKVDEDQRPVKLRKIVLGFPCSDSQTEFKFDLTLNYKIASVIQAYSDQKPVLVFCATRKGVQQAASVLSKDAKFLLSVEQKQRLQKSANSLKDSKLRDLLMYGLAYHHAGMEVSDRKIIEGAFTAGDLPVLFTTSTLAMGVNLPAHLVVIKSTMHYVGGVFEEYSETDILQMIGRAGRPQFDTTATAVIMTRLSTREKYIQMLNGADIIESSLHRHLVEHLNAEIALHTVTDVTVALEWIRSTFLYIRALKNPTHYGFSSGLDKIGIEAKLQELCLKNLNDLSSFNLIRMDKENNFKPTETGRLMAWYYIAFDTVKQFFRIKGTETLKELVTMISNCTEFLDVKLRTNEKKILNALNKDKDKVTIRFPMEGRIKTREMKVNCLIQAHLGCIPVQDFTLTQDTGKIFRNGVRVTRWLSDFLASSKDNFSALLNSLILAKCFRCKLWENSLHVSKQLEKIGVSLSNAMVNAGLTSFKKIEDTNARELELILNRHPPFGNQIKESVLHLPKYELNIEQLPKYSDTMAEILVTTILTNFEQLQTRRTASDFHYVTLVVGDADNQVIFIQKIMDSVLLKTGNWMKKIEVKRALKSDDISINLISSDYVGLDIQQTYTAFYLTPRTVGSKVVINKLKAESSLDTSRGTAQNLPAAKVDSGSRSKEENICKKYSNRECNHRCKNKDVCGHDCCKTGVLSKSETSGDSKFSLYLADLRSRNSTSSVPPVKRLKMQMLNQAQNVDLKQFVFEPKSLMPASSRSGNKESFSSPSVVQVDSFNNLGKSQKQFQSWNYGKSDALDMSAELRDDVWDDLDDEVLVVASNLFSRELDEYETLHKYSTSEATSDISEDSCLLQGDTRIQNPVLSVFNSSSKVELSVQSGHINTFTSQENEHSNLSQELEKIQCSSISKIIPDSSKFTRKENFFIFTKEQEEEKEPRYLPDDETSDVKPLLGLLDDIF, encoded by the exons ATGAGCGCTGGCAG AGATCTAGAAAATAACAAGTCAAACATTTGGTGGATTGCACCTGCTCCAGCAATTGATGAAATTCCACCTGCAGAGGAGCTACAGagggaactggaaaaaaacacagccagcAGTTGCATGG GAGGGATAAAGCACCAAAAGTTTATACAACAATGTAAGAGTATCACTGAGGAAGTAAATGACAAATCACCAGCACCTACTCATTTTGGCATagcttctgaaaaagaaatgctccGATTATGTGtaggagaaagaacaaaaaagcatGGAAGTCTGAAAATGGCTTCAACGTTTCTCTCTCCCGATAAAGCTAAATATAAAATAGGAACAGAGATTTTTCAGCAACCCGATTCAAATTTCTCACAgactaaaatattaattaattttccAGAAAATGGTGATGATGAGAGTGTTCATTCACCGTTTCGAAAAAG CTTATTTAAAATGCCCGGTtgtatgtataaaaatacagaatttaaaGATAGTTCAATGGATATGAAAGAAGTTGATACTCACTTTAATACAAGTGAAAACGtgacagaagtgaaaaaagatACATGGAGAGAAAATCATCAGCCTCCAGTAACTAAAGACTCAGATTTTACCCTACATAGGGTAAATGATGGGGACATGGCATCTAAAAttggaattaaaataaaatcattgtCCGGTCCTTCAAAGATTCTGGAGATGACAG GAACTACAGGAAGAAACTTAGAAATTTTGAGGGCTGTTACAGAAATAC CGACCCAatttagatgtatttttaaGGAGTTTCCATACTTTAACTATGCACAATCTAAAGCTTTGGATGAT CTTCTTTATACAGATAGAAATTTTGTGATTTGTGCTCCAACTGGCTCTGGAAAAACTGTAATGTTCGAACTAGCTATTACCAGATTACTTATGGAAGTCCCAATGCCTTGGCTAAATATTAAAGTTGTTTATA tgGCTCCAATAAAAGCTCTATGCAGTCAACGTTTTGAtgattggaaagaaaaatttggACCCATAGGACTCAGCTGCAAGGAACTGACAGGAGATACAGTGGTGGatgatttatttgaaatacatcATGCTCATATTATTATCACTACACCT GAAAAATGGGATAGCATGACTAGAAGGTGGAAAGACAACTCTATAGTTCAGCTTGTGCGACTGTTTCTCATAGATGAGGCaagaaaattaatgattttatatgctttttttcttcttgacgATGAAAGG GTGCATGTTATAAAGGATGAAAGCCGTGGCGCAACATTGGAAGTTGTAGTCAGTCGAATGAAGACCGTTCAGTCTTCTCTTTGGCGTCTTTCAGAGAATCATGATGTTCCTCCTTTGAGATTTGTAGCTGTTTCAGCAACAATTCCAAACGCTGAAGAT attGCAGAATGGCTTTCAGATGGGAAGATGCCTGCTGTTTGTCTGAAAGTAGATGAGGATCAACGACCAGTGAAGCTACGCAAAATTGTTCTTGGTTTTCCTTGCAGTGACAGTCAGACAGAATTCAAATTTGACTTAACTCTGAACTACAAAATAGCTAGTGTTATACAAGCATACTCTGATCAAAAACCAGTACTGGTG TTCTGTGCCACAAGAAAAGGAGTGCAGCaagctgcttctgttctttcaaaAGATGCCAAATTTCTACTGAGTGTAGAGCAGAAACAAag GTTACAGAAGTCTGCAAATTCATTGAAAGATTCCAAGCTTAGAG ATCTTTTAATGTATGGTCTGGCGTATCATCATGCGGGTATGGAGgtttctgacagaaaaataattgaaggaGCTTTTACTGCAGGAGATTTACCCGTACTTT TTACTACTAGCACCTTAGCTATGGGAGTCAATCTGCCTGCACATCTGGTGGTTATAAAATCCACAATGCACTATGTTGGAGGAGTGTTTGAAGAGTACAGTGAAACTGATATTCTGCAAATGATTGGGAGAGCAGGAAGGCCTCAG tttgaCACAACAGCTACAGCAGTAATTATGACTCGTTTGAGTACAAGGGAGAAGTATATACAGATGTTAAATGGTGCAGATATAATAGAGAGCAG CTTGCACAGACATCTTGTGGagcatttaaatgcagaaatagcGTTACATACTGTCACAGATGTCACTGTAGCTTTGGAATGGATACGATCAACGTTCTTGTACATTAGAGCTTTAAAAAATCCAACTCattatg GTTTTTCATCTGGATTGGATAAAATTGGAATTGAAGCGAAATTACAAG AACTCTGTTTGAAGAACTTGAATGATTTATCGTCTTTCAATTTGATCAGGAtggataaagaaaataatttcaagccAACAG AGACTGGAAGATTAATGGCATGGTATTATATTGCATTTGATACAGTAAAGCAGTTTTTCAGAATTAAGGGAACCGAAACTTTAAAGGAATTg GTTACAATGATCTCCAACTGCACAGAATTTCTAGATGTCAAGTTAAgaacaaatgagaagaaaatactgaatgccTTGAATAAAGACAAGGACAAAGTAACTATcag GTTTCCAATGGAGGGGAGGattaaaacaagagaaatgaaagtaaaCTG tcttATTCAGGCTCACCTAGGATGCATTCCTGTTCAAGACTTTACTTTGACACAAGATACTGgcaaaatatttagaaatggtGTAAGAGTTACTAGAT ggTTATCTGACTTTCTGGCATCAAGTAAAGACAACTTTTCTGCATTATTAAACTCTTTGATTTTAGCTAAGTGTTTCAGGTGCAAACTTTGGGAAAATTCACTTCACGTGTCTAAACAATTGGAAAAAATTG GTGTGTCATTGTCAAATGCTATGGTAAATGCTGGGCtgacatcatttaaaaaaatagaagacacAAATGCAAGGGAGCTTGAATTG ATTTTAAACAGACATCCTCCTTTTGGAAACCAGATAAAAGAATCTGTTTTGCATCTTCCAAAATATGAACTTAACATTGAACAG CTTCCAAAATACAGTGATACAATGGCTGAAATTTTAGTAACCACCATATTAACAAACTTTGAGCAGCTACAGACAAGGAGAACAGCGTCAGACTTTCACTATGTTACGTTGGTTGTAGGAGATGCTGACAATCAAGtcatttttattcagaaaataat ggattctgtgctgctgaaaacTGGAAATTGGATGAAGAAAATTGAGGTGAAAAGAGCTCTTAAATCAGATGACATTAGTATAAATTTAATTAGTTCTGATTATG TTGGCCTTGATATACAGCAAACATATACAGCCTTTTACTTAACACCAAGAACAGTGGGAAGTAAAGTAGTTATAAATAAACTGAAAGCTGAGTCTTCTCTTGATACATCTCGTGGCACAGCACAAAATCTGCCAGCAGCAAAAGTGGATTCAG GAAGCAGgtctaaagaagaaaatatctgtaagAAATACAGTAACAGAGAATGTAACCATCgctgtaaaaataaagatgtgtgTGGACATGACTGCT GTAAAACTGGAGTACTTTCTAAGTCTGAGACGAGTGGAGATTCAAAGTTTAGTTTGTACCTGGCTGATTTAAGGAGCAGGAACTCTACTTCATCTGTGCCCCCAGTAAAGCGGTTAAAG ATGCAGATGTTAAATCAGGCTCAAAATGTGGATCTCAAACAATTTGTTTTTGAACCCAAATCTTTGATGCCAGCATCATCAAG gtCTGGCAATAAAGAGTCATTTTCATCACCTTCAGTGGTCCAGGTAGATAGTTTTAATAACTTAGGAAAATCTCAGAAACAATTCCAGTCCTGGAACTATGGAAAGAGTG atgctttgGATATGAGTGCTGAACTGAGAGATGACGTTTGGGATGATCTTGATGATGAAGTATTAGTAGTTGCTAGCAACCTTTTCAGTAGAGAATTAG ATGAGTATGAAACCCTTCACAAGTATTCAACAAGTGAAGCCACAAGTGACATTTCAGAAGA TTCTTGCCTATTACAAGGTGATACCAGGATTCAGAACCCAGTTCTCTCTGTGTTTAATAGCTCATCAAAAGTGGAATTATCTGTACAGAGTGGACATATAAATACA TTCACTTCTCAAGAAAACGAGCATTCAAATCTTTCacaagagctggaaaaaatacaatgttcttcaatttcaaaaataatcCCAGACTCTTCTAAATTCACTaggaaagagaatttttttattttcacgaaggaacaggaagaagaaaaggaaccTAG ATATCTTCCTGATGATGAGACCAGTGATGTCAAGCCTTTGCTTGGACTACTTGatgacatattttaa